The window CACGCCCAGTATGTGGCCAAGCAGCTGACCGACTTCCGCGAAGGCAACCGCACCAACGATGGCGACACCCTGGTCATGCGTTCCATCGCGGCCAAGCTGAGCAACAAGGATATCGCGGCGGTTTCCAGCTATATCCAGGGCCTGCACTAAGGCTCGAACGGGTTTACGAAAAAGGGTGGCCAAGGCCACCCTTTTTCATTGGGGGCGCCGTTACAATAGCCGGAACCCGCCCCGCGCAGTGCCGGTCGAAACAAGGTCCGCCGCCAGCGGTAGCCATCTGCCAAGGAGTAAAGCATGCGTAACCTGATTCTTTCCGCCGCTCTCGTCACGGCGAGCCTGTTCGGTCTGCCTGCCCAGGCCGCCGAGCCGATCGAGGCCGGCAAGCAATACGTCGAGCTGAGCAGCCCGGTGCCGGTGTCCAAGCCCGGCCAGATCGAGGTGGTGGAGCTGTTCTGGTATGGCTGCCCGCACTGCTACCAGTTCGAGCCGACCCTCAACCCCTGGGTCGAGAAGCTGCCGGCCGACGTCAACTTCGTACGCATCCCGGCGCTGTTCGGCGGGGTGTGGAACGTCCACGGCCAGCTGTTCATTACCCTCGAGGCGATGAAGGTCGAGCAACGGGTGCACGCGGCGATTTTCGAAGCCATCCACAAGGACGGCAAGAAACTGGCGACCCCGGAAGAAATGGCCGAGTTCCTCGCCGCCCAGGGCATCGACAAGGATGCCTTCCTCAAGGCCTACAACTCCTTCGGCGT is drawn from Pseudomonas cavernae and contains these coding sequences:
- a CDS encoding thiol:disulfide interchange protein DsbA/DsbL, which codes for MRNLILSAALVTASLFGLPAQAAEPIEAGKQYVELSSPVPVSKPGQIEVVELFWYGCPHCYQFEPTLNPWVEKLPADVNFVRIPALFGGVWNVHGQLFITLEAMKVEQRVHAAIFEAIHKDGKKLATPEEMAEFLAAQGIDKDAFLKAYNSFGVKSQMEKAKKLAMAYQITGVPVLVVNGKYRFDIGSAGGPEQALDVADQLIAKERAAQ